One window of Burkholderia thailandensis E264 genomic DNA carries:
- a CDS encoding MFS transporter, whose amino-acid sequence MATVGGQIAHAPMTGDEKRVIFASSLGTVFEWYDFYLAGSLAAYISKSFFSGVNPTAAFIFTLLGFAAGFAVRPFGAIVFGRLGDLVGRKHTFLITIVIMGISTFVVGFLPGYASIGIAAPVIFIAMRLMQGLALGGEYGGAATYVAEHAPAHRRGFYTSWIQTTATLGLFLSLLVILGVRTAIGEEAFGNWGWRVPFVASILLLAVSVWIRLQLNESPVFLRIKAEGKTSKAPLTEAFGQWKNLKIVILALIGLTAGQAVVWYTGQFYALFFLTQTLKVDGGSANILIALALLIGTPFFVFFGSLSDKIGRKPIILAGCLIAALTYFPLFKALTHFANPALEAATQKAPITVVANPGECSFQFNPVGTAKFTSSCDIAKSALAKSGLNYENVAAPAGTLAQIKIGDTVIDTYDGKAADAKDKAKAFDKTLASTLKTAGYPTKADPAQLNWPMTTAILAILVIYVTMVYGPIAAMLVEMFPTRIRYTSMSLPYHIGNGWFGGFLPATAFAIVAANGDIYSGLWYPIGVALITFVIGLLFVKETKDSNIYAQD is encoded by the coding sequence ATGGCAACGGTTGGCGGACAAATTGCGCACGCGCCGATGACGGGCGACGAAAAGCGCGTGATCTTCGCATCGTCGCTCGGCACCGTGTTCGAGTGGTACGACTTCTATCTGGCCGGCTCGCTGGCGGCCTACATCAGCAAGAGCTTCTTTTCCGGCGTCAATCCGACCGCGGCGTTCATCTTCACGCTGCTCGGCTTCGCGGCGGGCTTCGCGGTCCGGCCCTTCGGCGCGATCGTGTTCGGCCGCCTCGGCGACCTCGTCGGCCGCAAGCACACATTCCTCATCACGATCGTGATCATGGGGATCTCGACCTTCGTCGTGGGCTTCCTGCCGGGCTACGCATCGATCGGCATCGCCGCGCCCGTGATCTTCATCGCGATGCGGCTGATGCAGGGCCTCGCGCTCGGCGGCGAGTACGGCGGCGCGGCGACCTACGTCGCCGAGCACGCGCCCGCGCATCGCCGCGGCTTCTATACGTCGTGGATCCAGACGACCGCGACGCTCGGCCTGTTCCTGTCGCTGCTCGTGATCCTCGGCGTGCGCACCGCGATCGGCGAGGAAGCGTTCGGCAACTGGGGCTGGCGCGTGCCGTTCGTCGCGTCGATCCTGCTGCTCGCCGTGTCCGTGTGGATCCGCCTGCAACTGAACGAGTCGCCGGTGTTCCTGCGGATCAAGGCCGAGGGCAAGACGTCGAAGGCGCCGCTCACGGAAGCGTTCGGCCAATGGAAGAACCTGAAGATCGTGATCCTCGCGCTGATCGGGCTGACGGCCGGCCAGGCGGTTGTCTGGTACACGGGCCAGTTCTATGCGCTCTTCTTCCTCACGCAAACGCTGAAGGTCGACGGAGGAAGCGCGAACATCCTGATCGCGCTCGCCCTTTTGATCGGCACGCCGTTCTTCGTGTTCTTCGGCTCGCTGTCGGACAAGATCGGCCGCAAGCCGATCATCCTCGCCGGCTGCCTGATCGCCGCGCTCACCTACTTCCCGCTCTTCAAGGCGCTCACGCACTTCGCGAATCCGGCGCTCGAGGCGGCGACGCAAAAGGCGCCGATCACCGTGGTCGCCAATCCCGGCGAATGCTCGTTCCAGTTCAACCCGGTGGGCACGGCGAAATTCACGTCGTCCTGCGACATCGCGAAGAGCGCGCTCGCGAAATCGGGCCTCAATTACGAGAACGTCGCCGCGCCGGCGGGCACGCTCGCGCAGATCAAGATCGGCGACACGGTGATCGACACGTATGACGGCAAGGCGGCCGACGCGAAGGACAAGGCGAAGGCATTCGACAAGACGCTCGCGTCGACGCTGAAGACGGCCGGCTACCCGACCAAGGCCGATCCGGCGCAGCTCAACTGGCCGATGACGACGGCGATCCTCGCGATTCTCGTGATCTACGTGACGATGGTGTACGGGCCGATCGCGGCGATGCTGGTCGAGATGTTCCCGACGCGGATACGCTACACGTCGATGTCGCTGCCGTATCACATCGGCAACGGCTGGTTCGGCGGCTTCCTGCCGGCAACCGCGTTCGCGATCGTCGCGGCCAACGGCGACATCTACTCGGGGCTCTGGTATCCGATCGGCGTCGCGCTCATCACGTTCGTGATCGGGCTGCTGTTCGTGAAGGAAACCAAGGATTCGAATATTTACGCGCAGGATTGA
- a CDS encoding sensor histidine kinase, translating into MPVRSFHAAHRAAAAAPDADAARDARYENPFAPPDETDPAEGPRPRSLFGEILDWMLAPLLLLWPMSIAVTYLVAKTIANGPFDRALETDAYVLARQIAPVNGVAELKLPQATLDFLRADNVDNLYFQVLGTRGELVAGEADLPLPRDDDRPPPGVVVFRDDLLRGNDVRVAYTSVALPGATGSQPVLVQVGETLDKRNALANDIIKGVILPQFVILPLAILLVWFGLSRGLAPLTALQAHIRGRRPDDLSPVEARRAPPEIEPLVTSFNDLLARLEQNITLQKRFIADAAHQMKTPLAGLRTQAEFALRHEVPDDVARSLEQIATSSGQAARLVTQLLALARAENRATGLTFEPVEIASLARQAVRDWVQAALAKQMDLGYEGPDADAAPLRIDGHPVMLREMLGNLIDNAIRYTPTGGRITVRVRADHAAGVVHLEVEDTGPGIPANERERVVERFYRILGREGDGSGLGLAIVREIVAQHGGTLTIDDNVYQTSPRLAGTLVRVSVGLREGAPE; encoded by the coding sequence ATGCCGGTCCGTTCCTTCCACGCCGCGCACCGTGCGGCCGCCGCGGCGCCCGATGCGGACGCCGCGCGCGACGCCCGCTACGAGAACCCGTTCGCGCCGCCGGACGAAACCGACCCCGCCGAAGGCCCTCGCCCCCGCTCGCTGTTCGGCGAGATTCTCGACTGGATGCTCGCGCCGCTCCTCCTGCTGTGGCCGATGAGCATCGCCGTCACCTATCTCGTCGCGAAGACGATCGCGAACGGCCCGTTCGATCGCGCGCTCGAAACCGACGCGTACGTGCTCGCGCGGCAGATCGCGCCGGTCAACGGCGTCGCCGAACTGAAGCTACCGCAGGCGACGCTCGACTTCCTGCGCGCCGACAACGTCGACAACCTCTACTTCCAAGTGCTCGGCACGCGCGGCGAGCTCGTCGCGGGCGAAGCGGATCTGCCGCTGCCGCGCGACGACGACCGGCCGCCGCCCGGCGTCGTCGTATTCCGCGACGATCTGCTGCGCGGCAACGACGTGCGCGTCGCGTACACGAGCGTCGCGCTGCCGGGCGCGACGGGCTCGCAACCCGTTCTCGTGCAGGTCGGCGAGACGCTCGACAAGCGCAACGCGCTCGCCAACGACATCATCAAGGGCGTGATCCTGCCGCAGTTCGTGATCCTGCCGCTCGCGATCCTGCTCGTCTGGTTCGGGCTGTCGCGCGGGCTCGCGCCGCTCACCGCGCTGCAGGCGCATATCCGCGGCCGGCGCCCGGACGACCTGTCGCCCGTCGAGGCGCGCCGCGCGCCGCCCGAGATCGAGCCGCTCGTCACGTCGTTCAACGATCTGCTCGCGCGCCTCGAGCAGAACATCACGCTGCAAAAGCGCTTCATCGCCGACGCCGCACACCAGATGAAGACGCCGCTCGCCGGCTTGCGCACGCAGGCCGAATTCGCGCTGCGCCACGAGGTGCCGGACGACGTCGCGCGCTCGCTCGAGCAGATCGCGACGAGCTCCGGGCAGGCGGCGCGGCTCGTCACGCAACTGCTCGCGCTCGCGCGCGCGGAAAACCGCGCGACAGGGCTCACGTTCGAGCCCGTCGAGATCGCGTCGCTCGCGCGGCAGGCCGTGCGCGACTGGGTGCAGGCCGCGCTCGCGAAACAGATGGACCTCGGCTACGAAGGCCCGGACGCCGACGCCGCGCCGCTGCGCATCGACGGACATCCGGTGATGCTGCGCGAGATGCTCGGCAACCTGATCGACAACGCGATCCGCTACACACCGACGGGCGGCCGCATCACCGTGCGCGTGCGCGCCGATCACGCGGCGGGCGTCGTGCATCTCGAAGTCGAGGACACCGGCCCCGGCATTCCGGCGAACGAACGCGAGCGCGTCGTCGAGCGCTTCTACCGCATCCTCGGCCGCGAAGGCGACGGCAGCGGGCTCGGTCTTGCAATCGTTCGCGAGATCGTCGCGCAGCACGGCGGCACGCTGACGATCGACGACAACGTGTATCAGACGTCGCCGCGCCTCGCGGGCACGCTCGTGCGCGTGAGCGTCGGCTTACGGGAAGGGGCCCCGGAATAA
- a CDS encoding response regulator transcription factor, giving the protein MRILIAEDDSILADGLTRSLRQSGYAVDHVRNGVEADTALSMQAFDLLILDLGLPRMPGLDVLRRLRARNSNLPVLILTAADSVDERVKGLDLGADDYMAKPFALNELEARVRALTRRGAGGGPTVVRHGSLSFDQVGRIAYANDRVLELSARELGLLEVLLQRIGRLVSKEQLVDHLCEWGEEVSNNAIEVYVHRLRKKIEPSGVRITTVRGLGYCLEKAAPAPASDAPTGAAPPPAEAGASQSLR; this is encoded by the coding sequence ATGCGAATTCTCATCGCCGAAGACGACAGCATACTCGCGGACGGCCTCACCCGGTCACTCCGCCAATCGGGCTATGCCGTCGATCACGTGAGGAACGGCGTCGAGGCCGACACGGCCCTGTCGATGCAGGCTTTCGACCTGCTGATCCTCGATCTCGGCCTGCCCAGAATGCCCGGCCTCGACGTGCTGCGCCGCCTGCGCGCGCGCAATTCGAACCTGCCCGTGCTGATCCTGACGGCCGCCGACAGCGTCGACGAGCGCGTGAAAGGGCTCGATCTCGGCGCCGACGACTACATGGCGAAGCCGTTCGCGCTCAACGAGCTCGAGGCGCGCGTGCGCGCGCTGACGCGGCGCGGCGCGGGCGGCGGGCCGACCGTCGTGCGGCACGGCTCGCTGTCGTTCGACCAGGTCGGCCGGATCGCGTATGCGAACGACCGCGTGCTCGAGCTGTCCGCGCGCGAGCTCGGCCTGCTCGAAGTGCTGCTGCAGCGGATCGGCCGGCTGGTATCGAAGGAGCAGCTCGTCGATCATCTGTGCGAATGGGGCGAGGAAGTCAGCAACAACGCGATCGAGGTCTACGTCCACCGGCTGCGCAAGAAGATCGAGCCGAGCGGCGTGCGGATCACGACCGTGCGCGGCCTCGGCTACTGCCTCGAGAAGGCGGCGCCCGCGCCCGCGAGCGACGCGCCGACCGGCGCCGCGCCGCCGCCGGCCGAAGCCGGCGCGAGCCAGTCGCTGCGCTAG
- the recA gene encoding recombinase RecA, producing the protein MEESKKGSGLTAEKSKALAAALAQIEKQFGKGSIMRLGDGEAVEDIQVVSTGSLGLDIALGVGGLPRGRVVEIYGPESSGKTTLTLQVVAEMQKLGGTAAFIDAEHALDVQYASKLGVNVPELLISQPDTGEQALEIVDALVRSGSIDMIVIDSVAALVPKAEIEGEMGDALPGLQARLMSQALRKLTGSIKRTNCLVIFINQIRMKIGVMFGNPETTTGGNALKFYSSVRLDIRRIGSIKKNDEVIGNETRVKVVKNKVSPPFREAIFDILYGEGISRQGEIIDLGVQAKIVDKAGAWYSYNGEKIGQGKDNAREFLRENPEIAREIENRIRESLGVAVMPQDAGSEAEIMDEEE; encoded by the coding sequence ATGGAAGAAAGCAAGAAAGGCTCCGGGCTGACTGCCGAAAAGAGCAAGGCGCTTGCCGCCGCGCTCGCGCAGATCGAGAAGCAGTTCGGCAAAGGGTCGATCATGCGGCTCGGCGACGGCGAGGCGGTCGAGGATATCCAGGTGGTGTCCACGGGCTCGCTCGGTCTCGATATCGCGCTCGGCGTCGGCGGCCTGCCGCGCGGCCGCGTGGTCGAAATCTACGGGCCGGAATCGTCCGGCAAGACGACGCTCACGCTGCAGGTGGTTGCCGAGATGCAGAAGCTCGGCGGCACCGCGGCGTTCATCGACGCGGAGCATGCGCTCGACGTCCAGTATGCGTCGAAGCTCGGCGTGAACGTGCCGGAGCTGCTGATCTCGCAGCCGGACACGGGCGAGCAGGCGCTTGAAATCGTCGACGCGCTGGTTCGCTCGGGCTCGATCGACATGATCGTCATCGACTCGGTCGCGGCGCTCGTGCCGAAGGCCGAAATCGAAGGCGAGATGGGCGACGCGCTGCCCGGCCTGCAGGCCCGCCTGATGTCGCAGGCGCTGCGCAAGCTGACGGGCTCGATCAAGCGCACGAACTGCCTCGTGATCTTCATCAACCAGATCCGGATGAAGATCGGCGTGATGTTCGGCAATCCGGAAACCACGACGGGCGGCAACGCGCTCAAGTTCTATTCGTCGGTGCGTCTCGACATCCGCCGGATCGGCTCGATCAAGAAGAACGACGAGGTGATCGGCAACGAAACGCGCGTGAAGGTCGTCAAGAACAAGGTGTCGCCGCCGTTCCGCGAGGCGATCTTCGACATCCTGTACGGCGAAGGCATTTCGCGCCAGGGCGAGATCATCGATCTCGGCGTGCAGGCGAAGATCGTCGACAAGGCGGGCGCATGGTACAGCTATAACGGCGAGAAGATCGGCCAGGGCAAGGACAATGCGCGCGAATTCCTGCGTGAGAATCCGGAAATCGCGCGCGAGATCGAGAATCGCATTCGCGAGTCGCTTGGTGTCGCCGTGATGCCGCAGGACGCCGGTTCCGAAGCCGAGATCATGGACGAAGAGGAGTAA
- the recX gene encoding recombination regulator RecX: MRKNRQGADSQQAGRGARAVSADEPHAERETHPTVSGEGRPAGRPAARASDDALVSFRRSVAFEAAEPFDPYESFDAHDVARRCAPASADGADRAGGGGDARRDAVDGGRARGSRAAERSRAAVGFSSAAERGEVAGDVYTRTSQAGSRSRRGASPRHAESPASDDAQRSSASQRPARTLKGRAVAYLSRREYSRAELARKLAPYAGEGDDIESLLDALERENWLSDSRFAESLVHRRASRVGSARIISELKRHAVGDALVESVGSRLRESEFERAHAVWRKKFGAAPQTPAERAKQARFLAMRGFSSATVAKLLKGDVDEFGGD; encoded by the coding sequence ATGCGCAAGAACCGGCAGGGCGCGGATTCGCAACAGGCGGGGCGCGGTGCGCGGGCTGTGTCCGCCGACGAACCTCACGCCGAACGTGAAACGCACCCGACGGTTTCGGGCGAGGGGCGGCCGGCCGGCCGCCCGGCAGCGAGGGCATCCGACGATGCCCTCGTTTCCTTTCGGCGATCGGTTGCGTTTGAAGCGGCCGAGCCGTTCGACCCATATGAATCGTTCGATGCGCACGATGTCGCGCGGCGGTGTGCGCCGGCAAGTGCGGATGGTGCGGATCGCGCAGGTGGCGGCGGCGACGCGCGTCGCGATGCGGTTGACGGTGGCCGGGCTCGCGGCTCTCGCGCCGCGGAGCGTTCGCGTGCGGCGGTGGGTTTCTCGTCCGCCGCAGAGCGGGGGGAAGTCGCCGGCGACGTCTATACGCGCACGAGCCAGGCCGGGAGCCGGTCGCGGCGAGGCGCATCGCCGCGCCATGCCGAATCGCCCGCGTCGGACGATGCGCAACGCTCGTCGGCATCGCAACGTCCGGCGCGGACGCTGAAAGGGCGCGCGGTCGCCTATTTGTCGCGCCGCGAATACAGTCGCGCGGAGCTTGCGCGCAAGCTCGCGCCGTACGCGGGCGAAGGCGACGATATCGAGTCGCTGCTCGATGCGCTAGAGCGGGAAAATTGGCTGTCCGATTCGCGGTTCGCCGAAAGTCTCGTGCATCGCCGCGCGTCGCGCGTCGGATCTGCGCGCATCATCAGCGAATTGAAGCGTCACGCGGTCGGCGACGCGCTAGTCGAGTCCGTCGGATCGCGGCTGCGCGAGAGCGAGTTCGAGCGCGCGCACGCGGTCTGGCGCAAGAAGTTCGGCGCGGCGCCGCAAACGCCGGCGGAGCGCGCGAAGCAAGCGCGCTTTCTCGCGATGCGCGGTTTCTCGAGCGCGACGGTCGCGAAGCTGCTGAAAGGTGACGTCGACGAATTCGGAGGCGATTGA
- a CDS encoding DUF2889 domain-containing protein, with amino-acid sequence MPLPEPVSRQLRHRRAIRAEAYERADGLWDIEACLTDHKPRDVTLASGVRPNGLPIHELWLRVTIDRELNIVDADASSDWVPYPGQCEAAKPAYRVLIGLNLFRHFRRDVSRLLSGVAGCSHLTELCAVLPTAAIQAFAGDVWNVNELSGDGANGRNRAAGEPPFQLGRCHALRFDGEAVRQFYPRWYGASRPAREGSDSAKE; translated from the coding sequence ATGCCGCTACCCGAGCCCGTATCCCGACAGTTGCGCCATCGCCGCGCAATTCGAGCGGAAGCCTACGAGCGTGCCGACGGCTTGTGGGACATCGAAGCCTGCCTGACCGATCACAAGCCTCGCGACGTCACGCTGGCGTCGGGCGTCAGACCGAACGGCCTGCCGATCCACGAGCTCTGGCTGCGCGTGACGATCGATCGGGAACTGAATATCGTCGACGCCGATGCGTCGTCGGACTGGGTGCCCTACCCAGGCCAATGCGAAGCCGCCAAACCCGCCTACCGCGTCCTCATCGGACTCAATCTTTTCCGCCATTTCCGTCGTGACGTCTCCCGGCTGCTGTCCGGCGTCGCCGGCTGCTCGCATCTGACCGAGCTGTGCGCGGTGTTGCCGACGGCCGCGATTCAGGCGTTCGCGGGCGACGTGTGGAACGTGAACGAGTTGTCGGGCGACGGCGCGAACGGGCGCAACCGCGCGGCCGGCGAGCCGCCGTTCCAGCTCGGCCGCTGTCACGCGCTGCGGTTCGACGGGGAAGCGGTACGGCAGTTCTATCCGCGTTGGTACGGCGCGAGCCGCCCCGCGCGCGAGGGCTCGGACAGTGCGAAGGAATGA
- the sucC gene encoding ADP-forming succinate--CoA ligase subunit beta has product MKESRMKIHEYQGKEILRKFGVAVPRGKPAFSVDEAVKVAEELGGPVWVVKAQIHAGGRGKGGGVKVAKSLDQVREYANQILGMQLKTHQTGPEGQKVNRLLIEEGADIKKELYVGIVIDRVSQKVVVMASSEGGMDIEEVAEKTPEAIHKVAVEPSTGLQDAEADDLAKKIGVPDASIPQAREILKGLYKSFWETDASLAEINPLVLTGDGKVIALDAKFNFDSNALFRHPEIVAYRDLDEEDPAEIEASKFDLAYISLDGNIGCLVNGAGLAMATMDTIKLFGGEPANFLDVGGGATTEKVTEAFKLMLKNPGLKAILVNIFGGIMRCDVIAEGVIAGSKAVNLNVPLVVRMKGTNEDLGKKMLAESGLPIISADSMEEAAQKVVAAAAGK; this is encoded by the coding sequence CTGAAGGAATCACGCATGAAGATTCACGAGTACCAGGGTAAGGAAATCCTGCGGAAATTCGGAGTCGCGGTACCGCGCGGCAAGCCGGCGTTCTCGGTGGACGAGGCCGTCAAGGTGGCGGAAGAGCTGGGCGGCCCGGTCTGGGTCGTCAAGGCCCAGATTCATGCGGGCGGCCGCGGCAAGGGCGGCGGCGTGAAGGTCGCGAAGTCGCTCGACCAAGTGCGCGAGTACGCGAACCAGATCCTCGGCATGCAGCTGAAGACGCACCAGACGGGCCCGGAAGGCCAGAAGGTCAACCGTCTGCTGATCGAGGAAGGCGCGGACATCAAGAAGGAACTGTATGTCGGCATCGTGATCGATCGCGTGTCGCAGAAGGTCGTCGTGATGGCGTCGAGCGAAGGCGGCATGGACATCGAGGAAGTCGCGGAAAAGACGCCGGAAGCGATCCACAAGGTCGCGGTCGAGCCGTCGACGGGCCTGCAGGACGCCGAAGCCGACGATCTCGCGAAGAAGATCGGCGTGCCGGATGCGTCGATTCCGCAAGCGCGGGAAATCCTGAAGGGCCTGTACAAGTCGTTCTGGGAAACGGACGCGTCGCTCGCCGAAATCAACCCGCTCGTGCTGACGGGCGACGGCAAGGTGATCGCGCTCGACGCGAAGTTCAACTTCGATTCGAACGCGCTGTTCCGCCATCCGGAAATCGTCGCGTACCGCGATCTGGACGAAGAAGATCCGGCTGAAATCGAAGCGTCGAAGTTCGACCTCGCGTACATCTCGCTCGACGGCAACATCGGCTGCCTCGTGAACGGCGCGGGCCTCGCGATGGCGACGATGGACACGATCAAGCTGTTCGGCGGCGAACCGGCCAACTTCCTCGACGTGGGCGGCGGCGCGACGACCGAGAAGGTCACCGAAGCGTTCAAGCTGATGCTGAAGAACCCGGGCCTGAAGGCCATCCTTGTGAACATCTTCGGCGGCATCATGCGCTGCGACGTGATCGCGGAAGGCGTGATCGCCGGCTCGAAGGCGGTGAACCTGAACGTGCCGCTCGTCGTGCGCATGAAGGGCACGAACGAAGACCTCGGCAAGAAGATGCTCGCGGAATCCGGCCTGCCGATCATCTCGGCGGACAGCATGGAAGAAGCGGCGCAGAAGGTCGTCGCGGCTGCTGCGGGCAAGTAA